In Equus asinus isolate D_3611 breed Donkey chromosome 13, EquAss-T2T_v2, whole genome shotgun sequence, one DNA window encodes the following:
- the ACADVL gene encoding very long-chain specific acyl-CoA dehydrogenase, mitochondrial isoform X2, protein MQAARMATSVGRQLLRLGGGSSRPSALLGQPRPGPAQRPYASGATQKSKSFAAGMFKGQLTTDQVFPYPSVLNEEQNQFLKELVGPVSRFFEEVNDPAKNDMLKQVEETTMQGLKDLGAFGLQVPSELGGVGLCNTQYARLVEIVGMHDLGVGITLGAHQSIGFKGILLFGTKAQKEKYLPKLASGETIAAFCLTEPSSGSDAASIRSSAVPSPCGKYYTLNGSKIWISNGGLADIFTVFAKTPVTDAATGAVKEKITAFVVEKSFGGVTHGPPEEKMGIKASNTAEVYFDGVRVPSDNVLGEVGGGFKVAMHILNNGRFGMAAALAGTMKGIIAKAVDHAANRTQFGEKIHNFGIIQEKLARMAMLQYVTESMAYMVSANMDQGSTDFQIEAAISKIFGSEAAWQVTDECIQIMGGMGFMKEAGVERVLRDLRIFRIFEGTNDILRLFVALQGCMDKGKELSKLGSALKNPFGNAGLLLGEAGKQLKRRAGMGSGLSLSGIVHPDLSRSGELAVQALEQFATVVEAKLIKHKKEIVNEQFLLQRLADSAIDLYAMVVVLSRASRSLSEGHPTAQHEKMLCDSWCIEAAARIRETMAALQSDPQQQELFRNFKSISKALVERGGVVTSNPLGF, encoded by the exons ATGCAGGCGGCAAGGATGGCCACTAGCGTGGGGCGGCAGCTGCTGAGGTTGGGTGGCGGAAG CTCGCGGCCCAGCGCGCTCCTGGGGCAGCCCCGGCCCGGCCCTGCCCAGCGACCCTATGCCAGTGGGGCCACTCAG AAATCTAAGTCGTTTGCTGCGGGGATGTTCAAGGGCCAGCTCACCACAGACCAGGTGTTTCCATACCCATCCG TGCTCAATGAAGAGCAGAACcagtttctcaaagagctggTGGGACCTGTGTCCCGTTTCTTTGAG GAGGTGAATGATCCTGCCAAGAATGACATGCTGAAGCAGGTGGAGGAGACCACTATGCAGGGCCTCAAGGACCTGGGGGCCTTTGGTCTGCAAGTGCCCAGTGAGCTGGGCGGCGTGGGCCTCTGCAACACCCAG TACGCCCGCTTGGTGGAGATCGTGGGCATGCACGACCTTGGCGTGGGCATCACTCTGGGGGCCCATCAGAGCATCGGTTTCAAAGGCATCCTGCTCTTTGGCACGAaggctcagaaagaaaaatacctccCCAAACTGGCATCTG GGGAGACTATAGCTGCTTTCTGTCTAACCGAGCCCTCGAGTGGGTCTGATGCAGCCTCCATCCGAAGCTCAGCTGTGCCCAGCCCCTGTGGAAAATATTATACCCTCAATGGAAGCAAGATTTGGATCAG TAATGGGGGCCTGGCAGATATCTTCACAGTCTTTGCCAAGACACCAGTTACAGATGCAGCCACAGGAGCCGTGAAGGAGAAGATCACAGCTTTTGTGGTGGAGAAGAGCTTTGGAGGTGTTACCCA CGGACCCCCTGAGGAGAAGATGGGCATCAAGGCCTCGAACACTGCAGAGGTGTACTTTGATGGAGTACGGGTGCCGTCAGACAACGTGCTGGGTGAAGTGGGGGGCGGCTTCAAGGTCGCCATGCACATTCTTAATAATGGAAGGTTTGGCATGGCTGCAGCCCTTGCAGGCACCATGAAGGGCATCATTGCTAAAGCG GTGGATCATGCTGCTAATCGTACCCAGTTTGGGGAGAAAATTCACAACTTTGGGATAATCCAGGAGAAGCTGGCCCGGATGGCTATGCTACAGTATGTGACTGAG TCCATGGCTTACATGGTGAGTGCCAACATGGACCAAGGATCCACGGACTTCCAGATAGAGGCTGCCATCAGCAAAATCTTTGGCTCG GAGGCAGCCTGGCAGGTGACAGATGAATGCATCCAAATCATGGGAGGCATGGGCTTCATGAAG GAGGCTGGGGTAGAGCGCGTGCTCCGAGATCTTCGCATCTTCCGGATCTTTGAGGGGACGAACGACATTCTCCGGCTGTTTGTGGCTCTGCAGGGCTGTATG GATAAAGGAAAGGAACTCTCTAAGCTTGGCAGTGCTCTAAAGAATCCTTTTGGGAATGCCGGCCTCCTGCTAGGAGAGGCAGGCAAACAGCTGAAGCG GCGGGCAGGGATGGGCAGTGGTCTGAGTCTCAGTGGAATCGTCCATCCGGATTTGAGTCGGAGCGGTGAGCTG GCAGTGCAGGCTCTGGAGCAGTTTGCCACCGTGGTGGAGGCTAAACTGATAAAACACAAGAAGGAGATTGTCA ATGAACAGTTTCTGCTGCAGCGTCTGGCAGACAGTGCCATTGACCTCTATGCCATGGTGGTGGTTCTGTCCAG GGCCTCAAGATCCCTGAGTGAGGGCCACCCCACAGCCCAGCATGAGAAAATGCTGTGTGACAGCTGGTGTATTGAG gctGCAGCCCGGATCCGGGAGACCATGGCTGCTCTGCAGTCTGACccccagcagcaggagctcttCCGTAACTTCAAAAGCATCTCCAAGGCCTTGGTGGAGCGGGGTGGCGTGGTCACCAGCAACCCCCTTGGCTTCTGA
- the ACADVL gene encoding very long-chain specific acyl-CoA dehydrogenase, mitochondrial isoform X3, whose product MQAARMATSVGRQLLRLGGGSSRPSALLGQPRPGPAQRPYASGATQAVLDKSDSVSSETSTSGKQAKAKSKSFAAGMFKGQLTTDQVFPYPSVLNEEQNQFLKELVGPVSRFFEEVNDPAKNDMLKQVEETTMQGLKDLGAFGLQVPSELGGVGLCNTQYARLVEIVGMHDLGVGITLGAHQSIGFKGILLFGTKAQKEKYLPKLASGETIAAFCLTEPSSGSDAASIRSSAVPSPCGKYYTLNGSKIWISNGGLADIFTVFAKTPVTDAATGAVKEKITAFVVEKSFGGVTHGPPEEKMGIKASNTAEVYFDGVRVPSDNVLGEVGGGFKVAMHILNNGRFGMAAALAGTMKGIIAKAVDHAANRTQFGEKIHNFGIIQEKLARMAMLQYVTEEAAWQVTDECIQIMGGMGFMKEAGVERVLRDLRIFRIFEGTNDILRLFVALQGCMDKGKELSKLGSALKNPFGNAGLLLGEAGKQLKRRAGMGSGLSLSGIVHPDLSRSGELAVQALEQFATVVEAKLIKHKKEIVNEQFLLQRLADSAIDLYAMVVVLSRASRSLSEGHPTAQHEKMLCDSWCIEAAARIRETMAALQSDPQQQELFRNFKSISKALVERGGVVTSNPLGF is encoded by the exons ATGCAGGCGGCAAGGATGGCCACTAGCGTGGGGCGGCAGCTGCTGAGGTTGGGTGGCGGAAG CTCGCGGCCCAGCGCGCTCCTGGGGCAGCCCCGGCCCGGCCCTGCCCAGCGACCCTATGCCAGTGGGGCCACTCAG GCTGTTCTGGACAAGTCAGATTCCGTCTCCTCTGAGACTTCGACCAGTGGAAAACAGGCCAAGGCG AAATCTAAGTCGTTTGCTGCGGGGATGTTCAAGGGCCAGCTCACCACAGACCAGGTGTTTCCATACCCATCCG TGCTCAATGAAGAGCAGAACcagtttctcaaagagctggTGGGACCTGTGTCCCGTTTCTTTGAG GAGGTGAATGATCCTGCCAAGAATGACATGCTGAAGCAGGTGGAGGAGACCACTATGCAGGGCCTCAAGGACCTGGGGGCCTTTGGTCTGCAAGTGCCCAGTGAGCTGGGCGGCGTGGGCCTCTGCAACACCCAG TACGCCCGCTTGGTGGAGATCGTGGGCATGCACGACCTTGGCGTGGGCATCACTCTGGGGGCCCATCAGAGCATCGGTTTCAAAGGCATCCTGCTCTTTGGCACGAaggctcagaaagaaaaatacctccCCAAACTGGCATCTG GGGAGACTATAGCTGCTTTCTGTCTAACCGAGCCCTCGAGTGGGTCTGATGCAGCCTCCATCCGAAGCTCAGCTGTGCCCAGCCCCTGTGGAAAATATTATACCCTCAATGGAAGCAAGATTTGGATCAG TAATGGGGGCCTGGCAGATATCTTCACAGTCTTTGCCAAGACACCAGTTACAGATGCAGCCACAGGAGCCGTGAAGGAGAAGATCACAGCTTTTGTGGTGGAGAAGAGCTTTGGAGGTGTTACCCA CGGACCCCCTGAGGAGAAGATGGGCATCAAGGCCTCGAACACTGCAGAGGTGTACTTTGATGGAGTACGGGTGCCGTCAGACAACGTGCTGGGTGAAGTGGGGGGCGGCTTCAAGGTCGCCATGCACATTCTTAATAATGGAAGGTTTGGCATGGCTGCAGCCCTTGCAGGCACCATGAAGGGCATCATTGCTAAAGCG GTGGATCATGCTGCTAATCGTACCCAGTTTGGGGAGAAAATTCACAACTTTGGGATAATCCAGGAGAAGCTGGCCCGGATGGCTATGCTACAGTATGTGACTGAG GAGGCAGCCTGGCAGGTGACAGATGAATGCATCCAAATCATGGGAGGCATGGGCTTCATGAAG GAGGCTGGGGTAGAGCGCGTGCTCCGAGATCTTCGCATCTTCCGGATCTTTGAGGGGACGAACGACATTCTCCGGCTGTTTGTGGCTCTGCAGGGCTGTATG GATAAAGGAAAGGAACTCTCTAAGCTTGGCAGTGCTCTAAAGAATCCTTTTGGGAATGCCGGCCTCCTGCTAGGAGAGGCAGGCAAACAGCTGAAGCG GCGGGCAGGGATGGGCAGTGGTCTGAGTCTCAGTGGAATCGTCCATCCGGATTTGAGTCGGAGCGGTGAGCTG GCAGTGCAGGCTCTGGAGCAGTTTGCCACCGTGGTGGAGGCTAAACTGATAAAACACAAGAAGGAGATTGTCA ATGAACAGTTTCTGCTGCAGCGTCTGGCAGACAGTGCCATTGACCTCTATGCCATGGTGGTGGTTCTGTCCAG GGCCTCAAGATCCCTGAGTGAGGGCCACCCCACAGCCCAGCATGAGAAAATGCTGTGTGACAGCTGGTGTATTGAG gctGCAGCCCGGATCCGGGAGACCATGGCTGCTCTGCAGTCTGACccccagcagcaggagctcttCCGTAACTTCAAAAGCATCTCCAAGGCCTTGGTGGAGCGGGGTGGCGTGGTCACCAGCAACCCCCTTGGCTTCTGA
- the ACADVL gene encoding very long-chain specific acyl-CoA dehydrogenase, mitochondrial isoform X4, translated as MQAARMATSVGRQLLRLGGGSSRPSALLGQPRPGPAQRPYASGATQKSKSFAAGMFKGQLTTDQVFPYPSVLNEEQNQFLKELVGPVSRFFEEVNDPAKNDMLKQVEETTMQGLKDLGAFGLQVPSELGGVGLCNTQYARLVEIVGMHDLGVGITLGAHQSIGFKGILLFGTKAQKEKYLPKLASGETIAAFCLTEPSSGSDAASIRSSAVPSPCGKYYTLNGSKIWISNGGLADIFTVFAKTPVTDAATGAVKEKITAFVVEKSFGGVTHGPPEEKMGIKASNTAEVYFDGVRVPSDNVLGEVGGGFKVAMHILNNGRFGMAAALAGTMKGIIAKAVDHAANRTQFGEKIHNFGIIQEKLARMAMLQYVTEEAAWQVTDECIQIMGGMGFMKEAGVERVLRDLRIFRIFEGTNDILRLFVALQGCMDKGKELSKLGSALKNPFGNAGLLLGEAGKQLKRRAGMGSGLSLSGIVHPDLSRSGELAVQALEQFATVVEAKLIKHKKEIVNEQFLLQRLADSAIDLYAMVVVLSRASRSLSEGHPTAQHEKMLCDSWCIEAAARIRETMAALQSDPQQQELFRNFKSISKALVERGGVVTSNPLGF; from the exons ATGCAGGCGGCAAGGATGGCCACTAGCGTGGGGCGGCAGCTGCTGAGGTTGGGTGGCGGAAG CTCGCGGCCCAGCGCGCTCCTGGGGCAGCCCCGGCCCGGCCCTGCCCAGCGACCCTATGCCAGTGGGGCCACTCAG AAATCTAAGTCGTTTGCTGCGGGGATGTTCAAGGGCCAGCTCACCACAGACCAGGTGTTTCCATACCCATCCG TGCTCAATGAAGAGCAGAACcagtttctcaaagagctggTGGGACCTGTGTCCCGTTTCTTTGAG GAGGTGAATGATCCTGCCAAGAATGACATGCTGAAGCAGGTGGAGGAGACCACTATGCAGGGCCTCAAGGACCTGGGGGCCTTTGGTCTGCAAGTGCCCAGTGAGCTGGGCGGCGTGGGCCTCTGCAACACCCAG TACGCCCGCTTGGTGGAGATCGTGGGCATGCACGACCTTGGCGTGGGCATCACTCTGGGGGCCCATCAGAGCATCGGTTTCAAAGGCATCCTGCTCTTTGGCACGAaggctcagaaagaaaaatacctccCCAAACTGGCATCTG GGGAGACTATAGCTGCTTTCTGTCTAACCGAGCCCTCGAGTGGGTCTGATGCAGCCTCCATCCGAAGCTCAGCTGTGCCCAGCCCCTGTGGAAAATATTATACCCTCAATGGAAGCAAGATTTGGATCAG TAATGGGGGCCTGGCAGATATCTTCACAGTCTTTGCCAAGACACCAGTTACAGATGCAGCCACAGGAGCCGTGAAGGAGAAGATCACAGCTTTTGTGGTGGAGAAGAGCTTTGGAGGTGTTACCCA CGGACCCCCTGAGGAGAAGATGGGCATCAAGGCCTCGAACACTGCAGAGGTGTACTTTGATGGAGTACGGGTGCCGTCAGACAACGTGCTGGGTGAAGTGGGGGGCGGCTTCAAGGTCGCCATGCACATTCTTAATAATGGAAGGTTTGGCATGGCTGCAGCCCTTGCAGGCACCATGAAGGGCATCATTGCTAAAGCG GTGGATCATGCTGCTAATCGTACCCAGTTTGGGGAGAAAATTCACAACTTTGGGATAATCCAGGAGAAGCTGGCCCGGATGGCTATGCTACAGTATGTGACTGAG GAGGCAGCCTGGCAGGTGACAGATGAATGCATCCAAATCATGGGAGGCATGGGCTTCATGAAG GAGGCTGGGGTAGAGCGCGTGCTCCGAGATCTTCGCATCTTCCGGATCTTTGAGGGGACGAACGACATTCTCCGGCTGTTTGTGGCTCTGCAGGGCTGTATG GATAAAGGAAAGGAACTCTCTAAGCTTGGCAGTGCTCTAAAGAATCCTTTTGGGAATGCCGGCCTCCTGCTAGGAGAGGCAGGCAAACAGCTGAAGCG GCGGGCAGGGATGGGCAGTGGTCTGAGTCTCAGTGGAATCGTCCATCCGGATTTGAGTCGGAGCGGTGAGCTG GCAGTGCAGGCTCTGGAGCAGTTTGCCACCGTGGTGGAGGCTAAACTGATAAAACACAAGAAGGAGATTGTCA ATGAACAGTTTCTGCTGCAGCGTCTGGCAGACAGTGCCATTGACCTCTATGCCATGGTGGTGGTTCTGTCCAG GGCCTCAAGATCCCTGAGTGAGGGCCACCCCACAGCCCAGCATGAGAAAATGCTGTGTGACAGCTGGTGTATTGAG gctGCAGCCCGGATCCGGGAGACCATGGCTGCTCTGCAGTCTGACccccagcagcaggagctcttCCGTAACTTCAAAAGCATCTCCAAGGCCTTGGTGGAGCGGGGTGGCGTGGTCACCAGCAACCCCCTTGGCTTCTGA
- the ACADVL gene encoding very long-chain specific acyl-CoA dehydrogenase, mitochondrial isoform X1 produces MQAARMATSVGRQLLRLGGGSSRPSALLGQPRPGPAQRPYASGATQAVLDKSDSVSSETSTSGKQAKAKSKSFAAGMFKGQLTTDQVFPYPSVLNEEQNQFLKELVGPVSRFFEEVNDPAKNDMLKQVEETTMQGLKDLGAFGLQVPSELGGVGLCNTQYARLVEIVGMHDLGVGITLGAHQSIGFKGILLFGTKAQKEKYLPKLASGETIAAFCLTEPSSGSDAASIRSSAVPSPCGKYYTLNGSKIWISNGGLADIFTVFAKTPVTDAATGAVKEKITAFVVEKSFGGVTHGPPEEKMGIKASNTAEVYFDGVRVPSDNVLGEVGGGFKVAMHILNNGRFGMAAALAGTMKGIIAKAVDHAANRTQFGEKIHNFGIIQEKLARMAMLQYVTESMAYMVSANMDQGSTDFQIEAAISKIFGSEAAWQVTDECIQIMGGMGFMKEAGVERVLRDLRIFRIFEGTNDILRLFVALQGCMDKGKELSKLGSALKNPFGNAGLLLGEAGKQLKRRAGMGSGLSLSGIVHPDLSRSGELAVQALEQFATVVEAKLIKHKKEIVNEQFLLQRLADSAIDLYAMVVVLSRASRSLSEGHPTAQHEKMLCDSWCIEAAARIRETMAALQSDPQQQELFRNFKSISKALVERGGVVTSNPLGF; encoded by the exons ATGCAGGCGGCAAGGATGGCCACTAGCGTGGGGCGGCAGCTGCTGAGGTTGGGTGGCGGAAG CTCGCGGCCCAGCGCGCTCCTGGGGCAGCCCCGGCCCGGCCCTGCCCAGCGACCCTATGCCAGTGGGGCCACTCAG GCTGTTCTGGACAAGTCAGATTCCGTCTCCTCTGAGACTTCGACCAGTGGAAAACAGGCCAAGGCG AAATCTAAGTCGTTTGCTGCGGGGATGTTCAAGGGCCAGCTCACCACAGACCAGGTGTTTCCATACCCATCCG TGCTCAATGAAGAGCAGAACcagtttctcaaagagctggTGGGACCTGTGTCCCGTTTCTTTGAG GAGGTGAATGATCCTGCCAAGAATGACATGCTGAAGCAGGTGGAGGAGACCACTATGCAGGGCCTCAAGGACCTGGGGGCCTTTGGTCTGCAAGTGCCCAGTGAGCTGGGCGGCGTGGGCCTCTGCAACACCCAG TACGCCCGCTTGGTGGAGATCGTGGGCATGCACGACCTTGGCGTGGGCATCACTCTGGGGGCCCATCAGAGCATCGGTTTCAAAGGCATCCTGCTCTTTGGCACGAaggctcagaaagaaaaatacctccCCAAACTGGCATCTG GGGAGACTATAGCTGCTTTCTGTCTAACCGAGCCCTCGAGTGGGTCTGATGCAGCCTCCATCCGAAGCTCAGCTGTGCCCAGCCCCTGTGGAAAATATTATACCCTCAATGGAAGCAAGATTTGGATCAG TAATGGGGGCCTGGCAGATATCTTCACAGTCTTTGCCAAGACACCAGTTACAGATGCAGCCACAGGAGCCGTGAAGGAGAAGATCACAGCTTTTGTGGTGGAGAAGAGCTTTGGAGGTGTTACCCA CGGACCCCCTGAGGAGAAGATGGGCATCAAGGCCTCGAACACTGCAGAGGTGTACTTTGATGGAGTACGGGTGCCGTCAGACAACGTGCTGGGTGAAGTGGGGGGCGGCTTCAAGGTCGCCATGCACATTCTTAATAATGGAAGGTTTGGCATGGCTGCAGCCCTTGCAGGCACCATGAAGGGCATCATTGCTAAAGCG GTGGATCATGCTGCTAATCGTACCCAGTTTGGGGAGAAAATTCACAACTTTGGGATAATCCAGGAGAAGCTGGCCCGGATGGCTATGCTACAGTATGTGACTGAG TCCATGGCTTACATGGTGAGTGCCAACATGGACCAAGGATCCACGGACTTCCAGATAGAGGCTGCCATCAGCAAAATCTTTGGCTCG GAGGCAGCCTGGCAGGTGACAGATGAATGCATCCAAATCATGGGAGGCATGGGCTTCATGAAG GAGGCTGGGGTAGAGCGCGTGCTCCGAGATCTTCGCATCTTCCGGATCTTTGAGGGGACGAACGACATTCTCCGGCTGTTTGTGGCTCTGCAGGGCTGTATG GATAAAGGAAAGGAACTCTCTAAGCTTGGCAGTGCTCTAAAGAATCCTTTTGGGAATGCCGGCCTCCTGCTAGGAGAGGCAGGCAAACAGCTGAAGCG GCGGGCAGGGATGGGCAGTGGTCTGAGTCTCAGTGGAATCGTCCATCCGGATTTGAGTCGGAGCGGTGAGCTG GCAGTGCAGGCTCTGGAGCAGTTTGCCACCGTGGTGGAGGCTAAACTGATAAAACACAAGAAGGAGATTGTCA ATGAACAGTTTCTGCTGCAGCGTCTGGCAGACAGTGCCATTGACCTCTATGCCATGGTGGTGGTTCTGTCCAG GGCCTCAAGATCCCTGAGTGAGGGCCACCCCACAGCCCAGCATGAGAAAATGCTGTGTGACAGCTGGTGTATTGAG gctGCAGCCCGGATCCGGGAGACCATGGCTGCTCTGCAGTCTGACccccagcagcaggagctcttCCGTAACTTCAAAAGCATCTCCAAGGCCTTGGTGGAGCGGGGTGGCGTGGTCACCAGCAACCCCCTTGGCTTCTGA